TTTTGATCTGTCCGAACTGCGCGGCTATCAGTACCACACCGGCATGATGTTTGCCGCCTACGTGCCGGGCTACGGCCATGCCCTGGCCAAGGGCGGCCGCTATGACGATACCGGGCGGGTCTTCGGCCGTGCCCGTCCGGCGACCGGCTTTTCCATGGATTTGAAACAGCTGGCGTCGCTGAAAGAGGCGGCGCCGGCGCGGGGGGCCATTCTGGCGCCGGCCATTGATGAGGAGGCGCTGGGCGACGCCGTGGCGGAGCTTCGCCGCCGCGGCGAGCGCGTCATTCAGGCGCTGCCGGGGCAGCGCGACGAGCCGTTGGCGCACGGCTGCGACCGTCGGCTGGAGCTAATCGACGGCCGTTGGCAGCCAACGGCCCTGACACAAGAGACGAGTGTATAATGGGTAAGAATGTCGTAGTACTGGGCACCCAGTGGGGTGACGAAGGCAAGGGCAAGATTGTTGATCTGCTCACCGAGTCGGCGTCGGCGGTGGTGCGCTTTCAGGGCGGCCATAACGCCGGCCACACGCTGGTGATCGACGGCGAAAAAACCGTGCTGCATCTGATTCCGTCGGGCGTTCTGCGCGACGACAAGATCTGCGTGATCGGCAACGGCGTGGTGCTTTCCCCGGAGGCGCTGCTCGACGAGATTCACGAGCTGGAAAGCAAGGACGTGCCGGTGCGCGAGCGGCTGCGGCTGTCGCCGGCCTGCCCGCTGATCCTGCCGTACCACGTGCGCCTGGACCAGGCTCGGGAAAAAGCCCGCGGCGTGGCCAAGATCGGCACCACCGGCCGCGGCATCGGCCCGGCCTACGAAGACAAGGTAGCGCGCCGCGGGCTGCGTCTCGGGGACATGCTGCACCGCGAACGCTTCGCCGCCAAGCTGGGCGAGGTGCTCGACTATCACAACTTCGTGCTGACCCGCTACCACGGCGAGCCGGCGGTGGATTTCCAGGCGGTGCTCGACAGCGCCATGGCCATGGCCGACGAGCTGCGGCCCATGGTCAGCGACACCGTAAGCCTGGTGCACTCCCTGCGCCAGCACGGCGAAAACATCCTCTTTGAGGGCGCTCAGGGCTCGCTGCTTGATATCGACCACGGCACCTACCCCTACGTCACCAGCTCCAATACCACCGCCGGCGGTACCGCTACCGGGTCGGGCGTGGGACCCTTGTATCTGGACTACGTCCTGGGTATCACCAAGGCCTACACCACCCGCGTAGGCTCCGGGCCCTTTCCCACCGAGCTGTTTGACGATCACGGCCGCCATCTGGCG
This DNA window, taken from Halomonas piscis, encodes the following:
- a CDS encoding adenylosuccinate synthase, coding for MGKNVVVLGTQWGDEGKGKIVDLLTESASAVVRFQGGHNAGHTLVIDGEKTVLHLIPSGVLRDDKICVIGNGVVLSPEALLDEIHELESKDVPVRERLRLSPACPLILPYHVRLDQAREKARGVAKIGTTGRGIGPAYEDKVARRGLRLGDMLHRERFAAKLGEVLDYHNFVLTRYHGEPAVDFQAVLDSAMAMADELRPMVSDTVSLVHSLRQHGENILFEGAQGSLLDIDHGTYPYVTSSNTTAGGTATGSGVGPLYLDYVLGITKAYTTRVGSGPFPTELFDDHGRHLAEKGHEFGATTGRARRCGWFDAVALRHSVQINSITGLCLTKLDVLDGLETIRVCVGYRSKDGEVLDNPVDSEGYEAIEPLYQDLPGWEESTLGIKSVDGLPANARAYISFLEEQIGTSIDMISTGPDRVETVVLRNPFAG